In one Umezawaea sp. Da 62-37 genomic region, the following are encoded:
- a CDS encoding helix-turn-helix domain-containing protein, protein MRTVVLALYEGAMLFEAATAIEVFGVDRGDIADPWYDFTVCGPGAAHLGGVARVASDTTFAPVLDAHTVVVPAYHDVDEPPPADVVAALRAAHARGARIVSLCTGAFVLAAAGLLDGRRVTTHWSHAATLATRYPEVVVDADVLYFDDHPILTSAGKAASMDLCLHVVRTDHGAAAANTLARRLVVPPHRAGGQAQFITAPAPVDGTHLQDLMRWATEHLHEPLTVRQLADRVNMSTRNLARHFVATTGTTPLRWLHNQRLHRAQELLETTDAAVDVVAERTGMGTAATLRRHFNRTVGVAPDTYRRTFQGRRTSARS, encoded by the coding sequence ATGCGAACCGTGGTGCTGGCGCTCTACGAGGGAGCCATGCTGTTCGAGGCCGCGACGGCCATCGAGGTGTTCGGGGTGGATCGCGGCGACATCGCGGACCCCTGGTACGACTTCACGGTCTGCGGCCCCGGAGCCGCCCACCTCGGCGGGGTGGCCCGCGTCGCCAGCGACACCACGTTCGCCCCGGTGCTCGACGCGCACACCGTCGTCGTGCCCGCCTACCACGACGTGGACGAGCCGCCGCCCGCCGACGTCGTCGCCGCCCTGCGCGCCGCGCACGCCCGCGGCGCTCGGATCGTGTCGCTGTGCACCGGCGCCTTCGTGCTCGCCGCCGCCGGACTCCTCGACGGCAGGCGGGTCACGACCCACTGGTCGCACGCCGCGACGCTCGCGACCCGCTACCCGGAGGTCGTGGTCGACGCCGACGTCCTCTACTTCGACGACCACCCGATCCTCACCTCCGCGGGCAAGGCCGCGTCCATGGACCTCTGCCTGCACGTCGTGCGCACCGACCACGGCGCCGCCGCGGCCAACACCCTCGCCCGCCGACTCGTCGTGCCGCCGCACCGCGCGGGCGGGCAGGCCCAGTTCATCACCGCGCCCGCACCGGTCGACGGCACCCACCTCCAGGACCTGATGCGGTGGGCCACCGAGCACCTGCACGAACCGCTGACCGTGCGGCAGCTCGCCGACCGCGTCAACATGAGCACCCGCAACCTCGCCAGGCACTTCGTCGCCACCACCGGGACGACGCCGCTGCGGTGGCTGCACAACCAGCGGCTGCACCGCGCCCAGGAGCTGCTCGAGACGACCGACGCCGCCGTCGACGTGGTGGCGGAGCGCACCGGGATGGGCACGGCCGCCACCCTGCGCAGGCACTTCAACCGCACGGTCGGCGTCGCACCGGACACCTACCGGCGCACGTTCCAGGGCAGGCGGACCTCCGCTCGGTCGTGA
- a CDS encoding TIGR03620 family F420-dependent LLM class oxidoreductase, translated as MNGERLDLGRVGVWSNDLDGLPIAQALRAAVELEESGCPTLWLSETTGREAFTQAALVLGATRRMTVATGVATIYGRDPVTAAQAQRTLTEAHPGRFVLGLGVSHPMFVEDVRGAVFGKRVPTMRSYLDRMDVAPFGPPGADKRPPRLLGAVGPGMLALAAERADGALPFCVPVEHTRRTRELMGPGAFLAVQQAVVLTADHGHARAIGRSYVAAGLPNRARVLADLGFEVDPGGPAFDRLVDALVAWGGPDEIGARVREHLDAGADHVCLHVLDVPPGSAPLSRWRALAPLFGSVDSHGTGAR; from the coding sequence ATGAACGGCGAACGGCTCGACCTCGGACGTGTCGGGGTGTGGTCCAACGACCTCGACGGCCTCCCGATCGCCCAAGCCCTGCGGGCCGCCGTCGAGCTGGAGGAATCCGGCTGCCCCACCCTGTGGCTGTCCGAGACCACCGGCCGGGAGGCGTTCACCCAGGCCGCGCTCGTGCTCGGCGCCACCCGGCGGATGACCGTCGCGACCGGCGTCGCGACCATCTACGGCCGCGACCCGGTGACCGCCGCCCAGGCGCAGCGCACGCTCACCGAGGCCCACCCCGGCCGGTTCGTGCTCGGCCTCGGCGTGAGCCACCCGATGTTCGTCGAGGACGTGCGCGGCGCGGTGTTCGGCAAGCGCGTCCCGACGATGCGGTCCTACCTGGACCGCATGGACGTCGCGCCGTTCGGGCCGCCGGGAGCCGACAAGCGGCCGCCCAGGCTGCTCGGCGCGGTCGGGCCGGGCATGCTCGCCCTCGCCGCCGAGCGCGCCGACGGCGCACTCCCCTTCTGCGTCCCGGTCGAGCACACCAGGCGCACCAGGGAGCTGATGGGACCGGGCGCGTTCCTGGCCGTGCAGCAGGCCGTCGTGCTGACCGCCGATCACGGGCACGCCCGCGCGATCGGCAGGTCGTACGTGGCCGCCGGCCTCCCCAACCGCGCCCGCGTCCTGGCCGACCTCGGCTTCGAGGTCGATCCCGGCGGTCCCGCGTTCGACCGCCTGGTCGACGCGCTCGTGGCGTGGGGCGGCCCGGACGAGATCGGGGCCAGGGTCCGGGAACACCTCGACGCGGGCGCCGACCACGTGTGCCTGCACGTGCTCGACGTGCCGCCGGGCAGCGCGCCGCTGTCGCGGTGGCGCGCGCTGGCCCCGCTGTTCGGCTCGGTGGACTCGCACGGCACGGGAGCGCGATGA
- a CDS encoding helix-turn-helix domain-containing protein — protein MTAGTSDGAGRPPRADARRNRAKLLDVAAEVFATRGTDASLDEIAKRAGVGPGTLYRHFPTRQDLLVALLRDSVDALAVQAAELLAAPSPGAALTTWLEAVARHARTYRGLAGVLITTGQGPASNVLAVCHHDMRAAGAALVERAKDADAVRRDVELDEVFQLVNAVALAGDQDDDPTRHTRRLLTLVLEGLRPR, from the coding sequence ATGACCGCGGGCACCTCCGACGGCGCCGGGCGCCCGCCGCGGGCCGACGCCCGGCGCAACCGGGCCAAGCTGCTCGACGTCGCGGCCGAGGTGTTCGCCACCCGCGGCACCGACGCCTCCCTCGACGAGATCGCCAAGCGCGCCGGGGTCGGCCCCGGCACCCTGTACCGCCACTTCCCGACCAGGCAGGACCTGCTCGTCGCACTGCTGCGCGACAGCGTCGACGCGCTCGCCGTCCAGGCCGCCGAACTGCTGGCCGCCCCTTCGCCGGGCGCCGCGCTGACCACGTGGCTGGAGGCGGTCGCCCGGCACGCGAGGACCTACCGCGGGCTGGCGGGCGTCCTCATCACCACCGGACAGGGGCCCGCGTCGAACGTGCTCGCCGTCTGCCACCACGACATGCGCGCGGCGGGCGCGGCACTGGTCGAGCGGGCGAAGGACGCGGACGCGGTGCGCCGGGACGTGGAACTCGACGAGGTCTTCCAACTCGTCAACGCGGTCGCGCTGGCGGGCGATCAGGACGACGACCCCACCCGGCACACCCGGCGGCTGCTGACGCTCGTCCTGGAGGGGCTGCGCCCGCGCTGA